In one window of Methanolobus mangrovi DNA:
- a CDS encoding sulfide/dihydroorotate dehydrogenase-like FAD/NAD-binding protein, translating into MPYKIIEKKEIAPSVHLMKILAPDVAKAAKAGQFIILRIDETSERIPLTIADFDATEGTITIIFQEMGKTTKQLAKMTSSDQLQDFVGPLGTPADVRELGTVILVGGGVGIAPVYPQVRAYREAGNKVISVIGARNESLLILEDEMRTASDELHVATDDGSKGHHGFVTDVVKNILDSGEKVARVVVIGPPILMKVAAGMLEPYGVETLVSLNPIMIDGTGMCGGCRVSVGGETKFACVDGPEFDAHKVDFNLLMSRLALYRDEESKCLENHNNNHKCTCRGEN; encoded by the coding sequence ATGCCATACAAAATTATCGAGAAAAAAGAAATTGCACCCTCAGTGCACCTGATGAAGATCCTGGCACCAGACGTTGCCAAAGCCGCAAAAGCAGGCCAGTTCATTATATTACGTATTGATGAAACAAGTGAGCGGATACCACTGACAATTGCTGATTTTGATGCAACTGAAGGTACCATCACAATAATCTTCCAGGAAATGGGCAAAACTACAAAGCAGCTTGCAAAAATGACTTCTTCAGACCAGCTTCAGGACTTTGTCGGTCCCCTTGGAACACCTGCTGATGTAAGGGAACTCGGTACAGTTATCCTTGTGGGCGGCGGAGTTGGAATTGCTCCTGTATATCCACAGGTCAGGGCATATCGGGAAGCAGGGAACAAAGTAATATCCGTTATTGGTGCAAGGAACGAGAGTCTTCTTATCCTTGAAGATGAGATGAGAACAGCTTCAGATGAACTTCATGTTGCAACGGATGACGGTTCCAAAGGTCACCATGGCTTTGTCACAGATGTTGTAAAGAACATACTTGACAGTGGTGAGAAGGTTGCAAGGGTAGTTGTCATAGGTCCTCCTATTCTTATGAAGGTTGCAGCAGGTATGCTGGAACCTTATGGTGTGGAGACACTTGTAAGCCTCAATCCTATAATGATAGACGGCACCGGCATGTGTGGCGGATGCAGGGTCTCTGTTGGTGGCGAGACAAAGTTTGCATGTGTTGACGGCCCGGAATTCGATGCTCATAAAGTTGATTTCAATCTCCTAATGAGCCGCCTTGCCCTGTACAGGGATGAGGAATCAAAGTGCCTTGAGAACCACAATAACAATCACAAATGCACCTGCAGGGGTGAGAACTGA
- a CDS encoding mannose-1-phosphate guanylyltransferase/mannose-6-phosphate isomerase, giving the protein MKSIILAGGSGTRLWPLSREKYPKQFLKLTDKSLFQDTVLRCLEVSDISEIFVVTNESQKFFVIGQIEELGYEIPLDNVLLEPIGKNTLPAIVYGMSRIESEFGKSVVGIFSSDHILDKNAMETIRKTEELAYEYLLTFGIAPTSPHTGYGYIKPTDSIGIGFKVSEFKEKPDTSTARKYIEDGCLWNSGMFLFDTDVFFEELERHEPDISAAFASSENIKDIYNKIPSVSIDYGIMEKSDRVAVVKIQERWSDLGNFNAIYEEFEKDENNNIVNNCDDVLIDSSGNLIYSKADKIVSLIDINDMIVVDTPDALLVCPKSSSQKVKDVVSSLKSINDERAELHQTVYRPWGSYTILENSQRHKIKNIIVLPQKKLSLQLHHHRSEHWVVVKGMACVQVDGEQYFLREGESTFIKAGMKHRLSNPGKLPLEIIEVQLGEYVEEDDIIRFDDDYGRE; this is encoded by the coding sequence ATCAAATCCATCATACTTGCCGGTGGCTCTGGCACACGCCTATGGCCCCTAAGCCGGGAAAAATATCCAAAGCAATTCTTGAAACTAACTGACAAATCTCTATTTCAGGACACTGTCCTTAGATGTCTGGAGGTTTCAGATATCTCTGAAATATTTGTAGTGACGAACGAATCACAAAAATTCTTTGTTATTGGACAAATTGAAGAGCTTGGGTATGAGATTCCACTTGACAATGTACTGCTGGAGCCAATTGGCAAGAATACACTCCCTGCAATTGTTTATGGAATGTCCAGGATTGAGAGCGAATTTGGAAAATCTGTAGTCGGAATATTTTCCTCAGATCATATACTTGATAAAAATGCAATGGAAACCATCAGAAAAACTGAAGAACTCGCTTATGAGTACCTGCTTACATTCGGAATTGCACCCACTTCACCCCATACAGGTTATGGATACATTAAACCAACAGATTCAATTGGAATTGGATTTAAAGTTTCGGAATTCAAGGAAAAGCCAGATACCTCCACGGCAAGAAAATATATTGAAGATGGATGCCTCTGGAATAGTGGAATGTTCCTTTTCGACACAGATGTTTTTTTTGAAGAACTTGAAAGACATGAACCAGACATCTCTGCTGCCTTTGCAAGTTCTGAGAACATAAAAGATATTTATAATAAAATTCCCTCTGTCTCCATAGACTACGGAATCATGGAAAAATCAGACCGTGTTGCAGTTGTGAAAATTCAAGAAAGATGGAGTGATCTTGGTAACTTCAATGCTATCTATGAAGAGTTTGAGAAAGATGAAAACAATAATATTGTGAACAACTGCGATGATGTTCTTATCGATTCATCGGGAAATCTGATCTACTCAAAAGCTGATAAGATAGTATCACTTATTGATATTAATGACATGATTGTCGTGGATACTCCGGATGCGTTACTTGTGTGTCCTAAAAGTAGTAGCCAGAAAGTAAAGGATGTTGTATCCTCTCTCAAAAGTATTAATGATGAACGTGCAGAACTGCACCAGACCGTGTACAGGCCTTGGGGATCTTATACCATACTGGAAAATTCACAAAGACATAAAATCAAGAACATAATTGTTCTGCCACAAAAGAAGTTGAGTTTGCAACTGCATCATCATCGAAGTGAACATTGGGTGGTTGTAAAGGGAATGGCATGTGTTCAGGTTGATGGAGAACAGTATTTTTTAAGAGAAGGAGAAAGTACATTCATCAAAGCTGGAATGAAACACAGGCTTTCTAATCCGGGTAAGTTACCTCTTGAAATCATAGAGGTACAGTTAGGAGAGTATGTGGAAGAGGATGATATTATAAGGTTTGATGATGATTATGGGAGAGAATAG